From the genome of Nicotiana sylvestris chromosome 2, ASM39365v2, whole genome shotgun sequence, one region includes:
- the LOC104220775 gene encoding uncharacterized protein, whose translation MGAVTVIKNSHSPSSSSSKSCHNAMEKGFESSYVPTKEINKSKINNMKNERVSKSKANTSTISTAASKKHCLCAPTTHPGSFKCRLHRATATTTSHKRIDLSSARHVNGVKYSKKLIFTKIVVPSQSGGARNFSEANVHGHHGLSRFGRAALAAAAATTSSVQVQTISAALRQMSLN comes from the exons ATGGGAGCAGTTACTGTGATCAAGAACTCACATTCTCCTTCTTCCAGCTCTTCAAAATCTTG TCATAATGCGATGGAAAAGGGATTTGAATCAAGTTACGTACCAACTAAAGAAATAAACAAGAGCAAGATCAACAACatgaaaaatgaaagagttagtaaGTCTAAGGCTAATACTAGTACTATTAGTACTGCAGCATCAAAGAAGCATTGTCTATGTGCACCCACCACCCACCCTGGCTCATTCAAGTGTCGTCTTCACCGCGCCACCGCCACTACTACATCTCACAAGAGAATCG aTTTATCATCAGCTCGTCACGTAAATGGCGTCAAATATAGTAAAAAATTGATTTTCACAAAGATAGTAGTGCCTTCACAAAGTGGCGGAGCCAGGAATTTTAGCGAGGCAAATGTACATGGCCACCACGGACTATCAAGATTCGGCAGGGCTGCtcttgctgctgctgctgctacaaCTTCTAGTGTACAAGTTCAAACAATCTCAGCAGCATTGAGACAAATGAGTCTGAATTAG